From one Conexibacter woesei Iso977N genomic stretch:
- a CDS encoding metallopeptidase family protein has translation MNLRRTLFAAVIAMSLGLTAIVVLEGSFSEVGMFRILEVAAIVVVGSAAMLGAMAIVGVRMAGWKEPESEADFDRVVMRAERLARDGTAVEPTEDEFMDLDPYDDRDFEELVRDAMDDLPDLLRAALDRNVAVVISDGGRRHGAYGLYNGDGASHDNFPDKIIIFRDTLRRDFGHDPNLLRHQVMITVRHELAHHIGFDELGVRDLGL, from the coding sequence ATGAACCTGCGCCGTACCCTCTTCGCCGCCGTGATCGCCATGAGCCTTGGGCTGACGGCGATCGTCGTCCTCGAGGGCTCGTTCTCGGAGGTCGGGATGTTCCGGATCCTCGAGGTCGCGGCGATCGTCGTCGTCGGCAGCGCCGCGATGCTGGGTGCCATGGCGATCGTCGGCGTCCGGATGGCCGGCTGGAAGGAGCCGGAGTCCGAGGCCGACTTCGACCGCGTCGTCATGCGCGCCGAGCGCCTGGCGCGCGACGGGACCGCGGTCGAGCCGACCGAGGACGAGTTCATGGATCTCGATCCCTACGACGACAGGGACTTCGAGGAGCTCGTCCGCGACGCGATGGACGACCTCCCGGACCTGCTGCGCGCCGCTTTGGATCGCAACGTCGCGGTGGTCATCAGCGACGGCGGCCGCCGCCACGGCGCCTACGGGTTGTACAACGGCGACGGTGCGTCGCACGACAACTTCCCGGACAAGATCATCATCTTCCGGGACACGCTGCGCCGCGACTTCGGCCACGACCCCAACCTCCTACGCCACCAAGTCATGATCACCGTCCGCCACGAGCTCGCCCACCACATCGGCTTCGACGAGCTCGGCGTACGCGACCTCGGCCTCTAG
- a CDS encoding FadR/GntR family transcriptional regulator, producing MAVERASLPEQVFRQLVGAVLDGRYQPGERLPAQRALAAELGVNMASLREGIKRLEQLRLVDVRHGDAMRVQDWRAHSGLDVLAYAVTVDPALTGALFEARRLLLREAARLAAERRSPDHAQALEDLATAFAEAPDDTTAQMIDLAFMATVIDAAGNLVFQLILNSIRELYLGHLERFRPLVSGRDELTPLYRRAARAIAAGDPGRAAGAVERLAALQEARMVTES from the coding sequence ATGGCTGTCGAGCGCGCGTCGCTTCCTGAGCAGGTGTTCCGGCAGTTGGTCGGTGCGGTTCTCGACGGGCGCTACCAGCCCGGGGAGCGGTTGCCGGCGCAGCGGGCGTTGGCGGCGGAGCTCGGCGTCAACATGGCGTCGCTGCGAGAAGGCATCAAGCGGCTGGAGCAGTTGCGGCTCGTCGATGTGCGGCATGGCGATGCGATGCGGGTCCAGGATTGGAGGGCGCATTCGGGGTTGGATGTGCTCGCCTACGCGGTCACGGTCGATCCGGCGTTGACCGGTGCGTTGTTCGAGGCGCGGCGGCTGCTGCTCCGCGAAGCGGCGCGGCTCGCGGCGGAGCGGCGCAGCCCGGACCACGCGCAGGCGCTGGAGGATCTGGCGACCGCGTTCGCCGAGGCCCCCGACGACACCACCGCCCAGATGATCGACCTCGCGTTCATGGCTACGGTGATCGACGCCGCGGGCAACCTCGTCTTCCAGTTGATCCTCAACTCGATCCGTGAGCTGTACCTCGGCCACCTCGAGCGCTTCCGCCCGCTGGTCTCCGGCCGCGACGAGCTGACGCCGCTGTACCGCCGCGCCGCCCGCGCGATCGCCGCCGGCGACCCGGGCCGCGCCGCGGGCGCCGTCGAGAGGCTCGCCGCCCTGCAGGAAGCGCGAATGGTCACGGAGTCATGA